From a region of the Dunckerocampus dactyliophorus isolate RoL2022-P2 chromosome 20, RoL_Ddac_1.1, whole genome shotgun sequence genome:
- the khdrbs1b gene encoding KH domain-containing, RNA-binding, signal transduction-associated protein 1b has product MENGDNKYLPELLAEKDSLDSSFTHAMKLLNAEIDRIQKGEPKKDESDMYLDLFATKNMKLKERILIPVKQYPKFNFVGKILGPQGNTIKRLQEETGAKISVLGKGSMRDKAKEEELRNGGEPKYAHLSMELHVFVEVFAPVPDAYLRMAHAMEEVKKFLFPDVTDDICQEQFMEMSYLNGGQEHGGRGRGLRGRGVPPGLHRGRGMPPRGAAATRGARGGAMRGALPGRGGPGAVSARGVAAARARPPAAGPPQRMPPHQHTPAAAAESYEEYGYEESYDGVAYESYDSYYSQQQAEPEYYDYGHGESAQSYDTYAQDNWNGTQRAAPGKAPPSSRGAKTPYRDHPYRAY; this is encoded by the exons ATGGAGAACGGCGACAACAAATATCTTCCTGAGCTGTTGGCGGAAAAGGACAGTCTGGACTCGTCGTTCACGCACGCCATGAAACTTTTAAACGCAG AAATTGACAGGATCCAAAAAGGTGAACCCAAGAAGGACGAGTCTGACATGTACTTGGATCTTTTCGCAACAAAGAACATGAAACTTAAGGAGCGAATCCTCATACCTGTCAAACAGTACCCCAAG TTCAACTTTGTGGGCAAGATTCTGGGACCCCAAGGAAACACCATCAAGCGTCTGCAGGAGGAGACCGGAGCAAAGATCTCTGTGCTGGGCAAGGGCTCAATGAGAGACAAAGCAAag GAGGAGGAGCTAAGGAACGGCGGCGAGCCAAAGTATGCACACCTGTCGATGGAGCTGCATGTGTTCGTGGAGGTGTTTGCCCCTGTGCCCGACGCCTACCTGCGCATGGCACACGCCATGGAAGAAGTCAAGAAATTCCTGTTCCCT GATGTGACTGATGATATCTGCCAGGAGCAATTCATGGAGATGAGTTACCTGAACGGAGGCCAGGAGCACGGAGGCAGAGGGAGAGGACTGCGGGGACGGGGCGTCCCCCCAGGACTGCACAG GGGAAGGGGAATGCCGCCACGTGGAGCCGCCGCCACCCGGGGAGCCAGAGGCGGCGCAATGAGGGGCGCCCTGCCGGGCCGAGGAGGGCCCGGTGCTGTATCTGCCAGGGGAGTTGCAGCAGCCCGTGCCAGGCCGCCAGCTGCCGGGCCCCCACAGAGGATGCCACCCCACCAGCACACTCCTGCTGCAGCCGCCGAGAGCTACGAGGAATAT GGATACGAAGAGAGCTATGACGGGGTGGCCTACGAGTCGTACGACAGCTATTACAGTCAGCAGCAGGC AGAGCCAGAATACTACGACTACGGACACGGAGAATCTGCACAGTCATATGATACTTATG CCCAGGATAATTGGAACGGGACACAGCGAGCAGCTCCAGGCAAAGCCCCGCCTTCTTCCAGAGGTGCCAAGACGCCTTACAGGGATCACCCATACAGAGCGTACTGA